The genome window TCTAAACTGAAGATGCTTAATAACCCAAACCAAACAGCAGCTAGAGTTTCTCAAAGCAAAGAAGATGAGATATTCTTCACTGGTCAAGTCACCTCATCTCAACCCAACAGAGCTTTTCCTTTACTGAAGACTGAAACCAGAAAGacccacaaacaagcagcagctgaagtcCGCTGCAGTAAATCAAATGCTTTGATTAAAGTCTACTCtagtgacattttatttccttcattttAAATCTGCTGTGGATATTTTATGTAGGCTATATAAAATTACTAAATCTGGACATGACTGTATCTGTTTTGCGTCTGCAGCGATGGCCATGGACAGCAATTGGTCAAACAGCTGCCACTACGACCACAATGTGACTTTTTTCTACAACCTGGTGGCGAAGAAGATCAATGTGGTATGGACGCCGCGGGACATTTTGGTGATCGGACTGGGCCTGACGGTGTCTGTCATTGTAATGCTGGCCAACCTGATGGTGATGGTGGCTATCTTTGTGAACCGCCGCTTCCACTTCCCCATCTACTATCTCCTGGGCAACATGGCTGCAGCAGACTTGTTTGCAGGTATCGCCTATGCTAACCTGATGCTGAACACGGGCCCCCGGACCAGTTCACTCACTAAGGAGCAGTGGTACATTCGCGGGGCTCTGATTGACATCAGCCTGACGGCATCTGTGGCCAACCTGCTCGCTGTTGCCATGGAGCGCCATCAGACCATCTTTACCATGCAGCTTCACAGCAAGATGACCAAGCGGCGAGTGGTGCTGTTGATTATTGGCATCTGGGCTGTAGGCATCATCATGGGCTTGGTGCCCTCACTATTTTGGAACTGCGAGTGCGACTTGAGCGACTGCTCCACTGTTGCTCCGCTCTACAGCCGTCGCTTCCTCATTTTTTGGGCAGTTCTCAACCTGCTGACTTTCTTCATCATGATGGCTATGTACACCCGTATCTTTATCTATGTAAGATACCAGAGCCAGCTCGCCTCTCAGCACACGTCAGAGATGTGGCACAGCCAGGCGGTCATCAACCTCATGAAAATCATCTCCATAGTACTGGGTGAGTAACTATTTGTGTGTAGCAATGCACTACTGGGTCAGAGGTGAACTTTGTATAGTTTGGTTTGTAAGCAACCACAAAATTACAAGACTGACTCACTCTGAAGAAACATCTGCGCTGCACAGacttctttttattattgtgtctTATTGCAGGCAGGGTCAAAGGTTGTAAGAAATTTCCACTTCTTTAATTGCTCAGGTGACTCATTTCTGGATATTAGGCAACCAGAGTGCAAATATTTCCTAACAGATTACAGCAGGTGTCATATCACGTCATTTAGGTTTATTGATGTAGTTTTCGTTCCCCATTAACAACCTAACTCTCTGCAGGTGCCTTTGTAATTTGCTGGACCCCCGGCCTGGTGACGCTCTTGTTGGACGGGCTGCTGGGTGCAGCTAGCCATGCCAACGACTACGAGAAGTATTGTTTGGTGTTTGCCGAGTGCAACTCTCTGGTCAATCCTATCATCTATTCCCTGAGGGACGATGAGATGCGGAGGACGTTCAAGTGTAtcctgtgctgtctgtgtggaAGAGGTGCTGACCCACAGAGGGACGCTCCATCTCTTGAGATTGACTCACCGTTGCCGGAGGTACGCTTCCATTTAAGTAGATATTAAACGTTTCTGGACTTGTCAGGTTTCAGTGGTGCTTACATTGTTTATTATGTAACGTCAGGTTTTTTGACTTCTCACATTCCCTCTCAGTAAGTCATGCAGGTTTTCACCTAACGCTCCAATGTACTTGCTGTTTGTCCAATCTAAGCCATCATCAAGTAAGATGATACGGTTTCTGGCACTGGGTGAAAAAAGGAACCAGTTTCTGCTCTCGGTTTCTTTTAGAAACAGGTGTAGGACATAAGAGATTACTTTTCCACATGCATCTAGGGAAAACTGCATccaaatattatattttcttttagtcATATTAGAAAATTAGCTCGTAAATAAATTTTCCCTTTGTTGAAAATCAAAATGTCTCCTCgtcacactgagaaaacaatTTTGTTACAGGAAGGTAGAAGAAAGTCCGAAGATCAGGCCTTGTGTTTGGACACCGACAACAAAGAAGACAGTTGGACAGTGCCAGGGGTGTGATGGCTGTAGGCCTGCAGTCCCAAAACTGACTAATCGAATCAGGACAcattgtatttttgtatatttttttgtttttgttttttttttcctggctcGACATCAGCCAGTCTACCTCCTTTTCAATGTTTGCATTTCTGAATTAAGTTGAACAGAAACAATGTAGTGTTCtattaaaaacctgaaaacaatCTCATCCGTGAAGCTGAAAGATTCACATATTAATCATCAGATGGTGCAATCTCtccttttattacatttgactATCACAAGAGCATTTGTGacaaattataaaatgaaacactcctaaaatctgaaatcaaatactgagggggaaaaaaaaaaaaatcacactaaatcattttattgattttctaaTAAGAACACTACAATTTGTCATATTCttcgttttgtttttctctttctagaACAATTCTAAAGTTGAGGTATAAAAGGAGTTCATACAGACTCACAAGTCTGAAAACAGTGGGGTTATATACAAGAGAAATGGAAAGACGGAGGTAGAGAGAGGGGTAAATACAAGGGAAAGAGGGGAGATACAAAtatactaataaaaacaaaaatcaaaaggGCTTACAAAGCTATTTGGTGCTGTGGAAGTCATTTAGTCACTTACAGAATCCAAATGAGATTTGAAAATGATCAAAAgtactgaataaaatatttttctgtatgaTTATCAGAAATAAAGTATCTGTTGTATCCAAAGGTACTGCTTTTATATCATCGTGgtattttgcatttaaaaatctaatagGATAAACTTTGTCCTACATTGAGAAACGTCTACTATAGCAGATGTGGTTAGGTGTTTAGGGAAGTGACTGTAACTGCGTGTGGGAAATGCATCAACTGAAGAGCATCAAAACAAGGTCCGTACTAAACACAGAAATGTCTACCAACGCATGTCGGTCGTGGAGCCTCAGTTGTTATCAGTTATCTTTCCACAGCACCAAATGTTCCACCTGTAAACCCTGCATTGCCACCCAGTTATGTaacaaaatatctaaataatatTGAAAATTGATAGTTATGACACAAAAGGACAAATAAAACTGCCATCTCAACCAAATCAAGTCAAagtttataaaagaaaaaaaaagaaatactgaaaCATTACACAAACTGTACAGTGACATCCATTACAACAGGTagaaaaagggggggggggcattatAATTTGGTGTGACGACAACGTTATTCATAAGATACAGTCGTATGAACTGCAATGAGTAACAAAACAGGTAATTAAATGTGGGATATCACGTGTGACGGGGTCACAAGCTCAAGTTTTGTTCTGTAACATATGGTTCAACAAAGTCTAGGCTGACACTTAAATCTTCATAAGGCTTTACCTTACTATCAAAATGCTTTGTTATTCACATAACGGTTAATGTATAAAATAGTTCCAAAGAATGAAAATCCCCAAAACACTGCAGGTTTGTCTTAAACACAAGTTAAAACTTTTACTACACCCAGtgctgcctctttttttttttctttttttgtaacagaagagagagagaagcccTTGCCCAATTGGCCGTTACACTAGAAACAAAACAGTTGGGGTTATACTATAAGGTGTTAAAGGATGGGTACGGGGGACAGCATACTTTCTATGGTCACAATCAAATTACACGTGTGATGCAATCCTCGATCCACCCACCCTCTTTCCGTGAAGCCCCAGAACAAACCCCccaccaaaaaaataaaataaaaacaattttaaaaaaagaatccaAGTAACTTGAGGCATGACAAtaccacacagagacacagatacaaaTGTAATTCCCTCCTCCCCTCAAACTGAAAAGGTGGCTGTGCACCAACTTTATAGACGCAGAGTAGCATTATTACATTGCTGAAGGTGGTATTTTTGGTTTGGTACAACAGAAGGTTGTAGTGTGTTGCCTCGGGCTCACAAGCTTAAATGTTTCAAGGTGGGGAGGAGATCTCAGGTCTGTCGTAGGCTGGTGGAAGCACCCAGTCTGTATAATGCTTACAATGGTCAGAGGGCACCAGCCAGTTTGACTAAAACATCCCAAGAACACTGTACACGCGCCcattcagagacacacacacgcacgcacacatcATAGTAATACATGAtgcactttttcctttttggtcTGACTGTAATAATTATACCCTTTatcttttgttaataaaaacaaagctaaaaacTTGGAAggttaaatgaaaacaatatcACGCCTAGAAGTCCTACATGCATGGAAGACAGTCACATTTCTAAATTCATGTCACGTTTGTCCCAATAACACATCGATGCCCCACAAACTTTCCACCCTTCTCCTAACGTCACTTAGATGCTTTATGGAGCTCATTTTTGGTGGTGGCTGGTGCATTCTTGGTGAAACAGCATTAGAAAATAGcctacaataaaataaactagtGGACAGAAAGCAAGAAGTAAAGTCTACAAGCCATCTACCAACACCCTCTATTGGTTAGCAACAAAAAGGGCTAATAGTTACATCCACTCAACCAAAGAtattctcctctctctgccctttcctcctcttctcaccAGCCCTATTATCATCTGTCCTGCCTGGTTTAGAACAGTGATCCCCTTAACTACCCTTTTACAGGTAGAGACACCCATAACAAGGATGCTAACTTGTGCTTGACACATCTTTTATGTCAGCTTTCTATGAAAACGACTGAAAAGTTGGGAGTGTGTTATGAAAGGGAGCTGCATGCACCTTTTGTGCATATTCAAATTATTCACTTTGAAATCTCCAACAGAATGAAACATCAAGCTATAACGACTGGAAGATACAACAGCGTCTTGTGTTGAGTTGGCAGAGGGTGATCTCGGAGGAACGCATGTGTTGACAACTACTGGGGCAGCACTTTGGTACGAGCAAGGTGAGCAGAGCTCCCTGGTGATCCGTATCAACAGTTTGGCTGTCAAATGCCAAGGCTTCATGAGATACAGGCAATCACACACAGTTTTCCAAAGCAAAGGGTCAAGTGCAGAGGTCAACAGCACATAGTCAAGCTGTGTGAGTACTGTGTGAAGTAACGTGCATATACACATAATGTACAGACATCATGATCATCTACACAGCTTGGTCAGTGGTTTTCAAAAAGTCCTTGATAGTGAAGACGTTTCCTGTTTGTCTCAGCGTCAGAAAGCTCCATCCCTCTTTCATTCTGAACTACAGAGCTTCGAGCGTTGAAGTGGAGCTGTGGGGCAGAGGGAGAATTCCTCCCAACCTTTGTTTGGCTGTCCTGTGTtccagcacagtgtgtgtttatgaaatgCAAATGCAGCCCGGTGTGGCTGTCTAGTTGAGAGACAAGGGAAGATTGAAAAATGGGTACAGAGGATGGTAGTCAGAGCAGACTGCAGTGGGAATAAAGTGATGGCAGGGAGAACCACCAGATCAGTTGGAGGTGTCTGAGTGGACACTGCCAGGAGGACCAGAAGGGGAGGTGACCAAGGGGGGGTTGGTGGTGTCCTGCCAGCTGTTAGCCTGTAAACAGATGAGAAGAGAGTGTTGTGCATGAAGAGGGGGATTGTAATTATTTGTACTTACTAACCAAACAATGTAGTCTCAAAAATTCTGTTACATTGCAAACAAAATTCTTGCTTCagtttgataaaacatgaaagctGCTTCTTCACTGTAGCCTAATAGGCTGGTTTGGGGTGAACTGCACCTTCAGGCGGGCAGTGTCAAAAAGCTGCAgtcacaaagtcaaagaaacaCGTTAATGAACACTAACCTTTCTATTCACCTTGTAGGCAAACTCCAGTAATTGCTGTTTTAATGTCATTCTTTTGTATGTTAGGgtagtgttttaaaatgatgtaatATGGCACAACGATGCTGTATTACATCACCTCAATCTAGGATGCTTTGATGCAATTCAGAAgagaaatcaataataataaagatagGGGAGAGGgaagcagaaaacaaagtaatAGTGTTTATTAATCATCTGGCAGATATATAAACTTAACATCCGATGAAGTATTATTCATGTTCCTGTTAATATAAAACAGCTTATAAAATAAGCTGAGCCTTATCTGGACATCTATGTTAAAGATTTAAATGCTGTTAATTTCAATATGCAGAGAGCGCTGGTGGCATAATGATTCATACACGTGCCGTATAACCACAACGTCCTGCCTTTGAGTCTGGCCTTTGTTGCATgttcctctccccctctctctctttccccatGTTGGCCGTCTACTGTCAAACGATCAAATCAAGACTCAGAAAGCCTCCAAAAAGTCTAAAATCCCttaaagacaaaaagcaaactGTGCAGAACATGTATCCGCATTTCCTCATGGAAATTAATGTGAATGTTTGCCTGTCTCCCTTTTTCCCCCCCTCCATGTAAAGTGGTACTCACATCCAGGCGATGAGGGGTGTAGAGGCCACTACCCGACAGCTCCTCATAGCCGCCCGTCAGGTGTGTAGCACGGTGCAGGGTATCCACCTATCagagacaaaacacattcacaaacttAAGTGTAAAAAGCAGACAAGTGAACAAATCCTTAACCagatactgttttttttttactgtacaacCACATGCAGAACAGGGGAGAATAACATCCACAAATCTCTACTGCACGCATCAGAACCAGCGAGTAGTACTAATGGCTGCACTCAACATTGTGTTCACCCATCAGTTCCATAACACCCATATTAAACCacttctgctctaaatgaaatgaaagactGCAACTGAGGCAAAACGGCATCTTGGTATCGTTTGTTATACAGTAGATGGTGCTTAACAGCAGAAGTCTGTGGATCCCtccagaacaacaaaacaacaacaacatgtacaTCTGTTAACAAAAAGGAATCACAACGACAGTCTAAGTTTTTCTCTTGGTCTACACACATGAAGGGTCGAATACATGGAGATATGACATGAAGGGACATTTGGAAGGGACAGTAAAAAAGACAGGAAGCTGAATGAAGGGTGGGAGGTGCAGGACCTAAGGAGGAGCAACTGACCAGCGGTTTAGACTTAAAGTTTATCCCCAGCCATGATTTGTTGAAATATTCCAGCTCTGTCTTGCACATACAAGAGTACTGAGGTTGTCTGTGATGCCCCAAAAATGATATAGAGATTCTGCACTGAGGTTGACCATTGCTGAAGAAATACATATGGATAGGGACAACTGTATATGTAGTGTATATAATTATAGAGGGGAATGCAAAAACACCATTTTAAATAGCCATAAACAAAGTGTTCGCTTTGTGTGATTCTCTGCACAGTGTAAAGAAAGGCCAGTTTGTGCTGGGTAAAGTCAGGACGGGATTTGAGGAGAGGTCAGGGGCAAAAGGTGCTAGACTAAGGGTAGGTATCCAAGGAATCTGGGTGGCTGGGTTAACAGCATTGAGACCAACTCTACAGCTGCCTCAGTGCATACCTGGggctgcagagaggaggtgATGTTGAGACCCTCCCCGTTGAGGGAACGCAGGCCGAGGTAGGCGTCGCCTGTGTGAGACAAACTGTATGACCCCGGTGACCCTGTAGGCAATATATATAGCCAATATCCAATCAGCCCCACTGCAGTGCCATGGGGTCAAAAGGTCAAGACTGGTGATGAACGTTGACAAGATGATGTAAATTCTAATAACCTGCTTCATTATGGAGAGCACGGTTTTCAGCAGCTGAACTGGTCAGTTTACACAAGACCTCATTGAGACAGGAAGCTATTTTCTGATAGTACGATTCGTTGCTTGCTCGGTGCAGTTTACCCACATTTGAATCCCTCTCCACATCAGAAAAATCTTGtagtaatattttaatttatttaatgtcaAAAGGTGGTGGTTTGTGGTGTACAGTTGTATGTCTTGTGGTTTAAAGGCTTTAACATGATAAAATATGCAGCATTACCAGTTTTTTCTATGAATTTTGACTGGTAGCCAAAAATGACTGTCTCCTTATTTTGACAATATAATCTGTCGCTGGCAGCTTCATGTCTTGCTTATGCACTCTAAAAGTCATGTGCAATCACATGTTTTGAAGTGGAACTGAGCAAATGAACCAAAGAGTATTATACCATACCCAGTCCATTGGCTTCTGTTGTAAATTAGGGTTACTATATAGTTATTAGCCATAAAGACTAAATAAGACTAAGTACTAAACAGACATATGCAAATTCCATCAAAGGCAAActcataatgaaataaattgaagacagaaaacatgaaaataaaaagtactgaTAACATTAACTGATATGAATCAGTTCCAAGCTGTAAAAGATGTGTTACATAAGCAACACACTGATTGTTACACAGTTATACaaagattaaaatgtttgttgtcaGATGTGCAAAGGCTGCTTTCTCTACACAAACCAAACAAGTTTAACAACCTTATGTCTTACACATTAGTGATGTAATACTCATGGGAATGCAGCTTCAAACAATGGTTGAGAAGTACTATACAGTCACATGTTGTTCTTGTACACGTGGTCTAAAGTTGTTAATACTGCAATTTCACTCCTCTTAGTTAGACttaaaaacttttatttgatGTCACTGTTGAAATGACAAGTTATAAAGCCAGAATGTAAAAGACTATGTCAAGGTTTCTGATTACGTACAGTTGCATATTTTGTTGGCTTAAGATGCTTTACAAATGATGTCATGCAAAAATACACCTTATAATTTCACACTACACTGAACACCCTGTAGTGAAGCCGGCTGACTGCACATTTTTGGACTACATGGGTTTTCCTTTAAACAACAGTTAACATACAGTTTTGGTGTGGTTCAGTCATGTTAAGTTGTGTTTGAGAATGCAAGTGTAAGCCGAGGAACTGAAGCCTGTTACTGAGAAGTGGTGGGATTGTGGGTAGATGAGGTAGAGCATGTAGTACCTGAGTTGGGCGTTGCCGGAGAGTTGGCCTGGCTAGCCTGCGCCGACACATTGGCAGCATCCACCGCTGTTTTAACTGCGTACAGGTTTGCCTCCTCCTGGAACTTACCAATGTTCTTCTTGTAGCGTATTCTCTTGTTGCCAAACCAATTAGAGACCTGAGGGACAGATGGACGTCAGACATTCGAGTGTAGTGTTTATTTTGCACACTAAGCTaagaaaaataaggaaaattCAATCTGCTGGTGGAttgctgttattttctgttatattttaCCAACATAGAAACACGTAGGCTAATtgaagtctttaaaaaaaaaaaaaaaaacggatcTTGAAACAGAGACAGCTTAACCTCGGTTTAGTAATGGAAATAACCACAGCTTCCTCAAAAACAGCTGTGTCCTTTTATTGTCTTCATAATAGCAGTGTTAGCAATTCACCTGAGACACAGTGATCCCACACTTTTTAGCCAGTTCCTCCTTAGCTTCCTCACTGGGGTAAGGGTTAGACAAGTGGGAGTAGAAATATTCGTTCAGCACCTCTGTAGCTTGCTTGTTGAAGTTACGCCTCTTACgtctgacaaacagaaacaagagaTAATGACCAACGTGTTTGGAATGTACATgtctgacaaaaacaaagtcaagaTGCTCAGATTACTTCAGACCTCAAGAAAACAAGCaaccatctcacacacacacacacacagaaacagatggtGAAAACACcagccagacacacacagacagacagacctgGCGTCAAGGAAGCGTGATCGCAGAATCATGACGGCCTCGCAGGTGCTCTGTTTGAGCTGCATCTGAATGGAGCTGAATTTGCGGTGGATGATGGCCACCATGCGCTCAATCTCCTTGGGTGAGATGGGCCGTGTGCGAGACTGCTCTCTCAGCAGGTTCATTACATGGTTGGTGAACTCACTGCAGGCCTGGATcgttgagagagagagagagagagagagagaggagttgAATGCACTTGTAAAAACATAGCCCATAGCACAAATCCAGTGCCACAACATGAGGATATGTAGGCCTTAGCAATCTTACTCCTATGTTAATAAGCTGTCTTTACTAATATTAGGATATTTAGCTTGTGACTTACAAGTGGCTTATGAGCCATTAAACATGCCCCACAGTAGTATCTCTTAAACTTGCATCTATCAGCGAAACACTAGGAAAGGGTGGCTAATAACATGAGGAGCAACGAGCGTATGGAGCGAGATAATGCAAGTATGATACATGAGTGTTTTCCCATCTATTCTTATATGTAGTCAGTATTTAACTTTTTGTAGAAAGTATGTTAACCTTTGCAATCCAGACTCGTTAAACAGCCAGTAGAGTGAGATAATCACATCTAAATGTTTTTGAGAAAGGCTTGTTCTTCTAcccaatcagagaatttcaattaCTTCACAGCCTTGCTTGTATTCCAAGCATCCCTGCagttacagcttctgattgacacaggtaatcagcagtgtgtAGAGTCAAgctagaaaacaagcagggcagtggcTCTCAAGGACCACAGTTAGCCACTCCTGTTTTAGGTCATTCTCAAGAtcattctcatttattgtaatttcataataaCTGCTGGAACCACTGGTATATGAGTATGACAAAGTTCACCAGAGCAGGTAGGGGGCCAACCAAGTGGAGTATGAAGGTTTTTTAAGTAAACAACAATGAAGAACAACAGAAATCTAAATTTCAGCAACATTCATCA of Anabas testudineus chromosome 8, fAnaTes1.2, whole genome shotgun sequence contains these proteins:
- the lpar2a gene encoding lysophosphatidic acid receptor 2a isoform X1, whose product is MAMDSNWSNSCHYDHNVTFFYNLVAKKINVVWTPRDILVIGLGLTVSVIVMLANLMVMVAIFVNRRFHFPIYYLLGNMAAADLFAGIAYANLMLNTGPRTSSLTKEQWYIRGALIDISLTASVANLLAVAMERHQTIFTMQLHSKMTKRRVVLLIIGIWAVGIIMGLVPSLFWNCECDLSDCSTVAPLYSRRFLIFWAVLNLLTFFIMMAMYTRIFIYVRYQSQLASQHTSEMWHSQAVINLMKIISIVLGAFVICWTPGLVTLLLDGLLGAASHANDYEKYCLVFAECNSLVNPIIYSLRDDEMRRTFKCILCCLCGRGADPQRDAPSLEIDSPLPENETSSYNDWKIQQRLVLSWQRVISEERMC
- the pbx4 gene encoding pre-B-cell leukemia transcription factor 4 isoform X3; this encodes MDDQTRMMTGLTGLGGLPQGDVGDPDSVRKQQSLGQPQQDIGDILQQIMAITDESLDEAQARCWPEESPAHWGGSDDPTEGGRAGGGMAGGGLPLNFQHRKHALNCHRMKPALFSVLCEIKEKTVLSIRGVQEEDPPDPQIMRLDNMLLAEGVSGPEKGGGSAAAAAAAAAAGGSPTDSSIEHSDYRAKLAQIRQIYHSELEKYEQACSEFTNHVMNLLREQSRTRPISPKEIERMVAIIHRKFSSIQMQLKQSTCEAVMILRSRFLDARRKRRNFNKQATEVLNEYFYSHLSNPYPSEEAKEELAKKCGITVSQVSNWFGNKRIRYKKNIGKFQEEANLYAVKTAVDAANVSAQASQANSPATPNSGSPGSYSLSHTGDAYLGLRSLNGEGLNITSSLQPQVDTLHRATHLTGGYEELSGSGLYTPHRLDANSWQDTTNPPLVTSPSGPPGSVHSDTSN
- the pbx4 gene encoding pre-B-cell leukemia transcription factor 4 isoform X2, yielding MDDQTRMMTGLTGLGGLPQGDVGDPDSVRKQQSLGQPQQDIGDILQQIMAITDESLDEAQARKHALNCHRMKPALFSVLCEIKEKTVLSIRGVQEEDPPDPQIMRLDNMLLAEGVSGPEKGGGSAAAAAAAAAAGGSPTDSSIEHSDYRAKLAQIRQIYHSELEKYEQACSEFTNHVMNLLREQSRTRPISPKEIERMVAIIHRKFSSIQMQLKQSTCEAVMILRSRFLDARRKRRNFNKQATEVLNEYFYSHLSNPYPSEEAKEELAKKCGITVSQVSNWFGNKRIRYKKNIGKFQEEANLYAVKTAVDAANVSAQASQANSPATPNSGGYPAPCYTPDGRL
- the lpar2a gene encoding lysophosphatidic acid receptor 2a isoform X2, whose translation is MAMDSNWSNSCHYDHNVTFFYNLVAKKINVVWTPRDILVIGLGLTVSVIVMLANLMVMVAIFVNRRFHFPIYYLLGNMAAADLFAGIAYANLMLNTGPRTSSLTKEQWYIRGALIDISLTASVANLLAVAMERHQTIFTMQLHSKMTKRRVVLLIIGIWAVGIIMGLVPSLFWNCECDLSDCSTVAPLYSRRFLIFWAVLNLLTFFIMMAMYTRIFIYVRYQSQLASQHTSEMWHSQAVINLMKIISIVLGAFVICWTPGLVTLLLDGLLGAASHANDYEKYCLVFAECNSLVNPIIYSLRDDEMRRTFKCILCCLCGRGADPQRDAPSLEIDSPLPEEGRRKSEDQALCLDTDNKEDSWTVPGV